Proteins co-encoded in one Mastacembelus armatus chromosome 24, fMasArm1.2, whole genome shotgun sequence genomic window:
- the slc35a1 gene encoding CMP-sialic acid transporter isoform X2: MAVENASVVFKVYCLTVMTLVAATYTVTLRYTRTISSGDLYFSTTAVCITEVIKLILSLGMLTKETGSPSRLMKTIVEHVFLSPKELLKLSIPSVVYAIQNNMAFLALSNLDAAVYQVTYQLKIPCTALCTVFMLNRSLSRLQWFSVFMLCGGVTLVQWRPAEATKVQIEQNPLLGFIAIAIAVICSGFAGVYFEKVLKSSDTSLWVRNIQMYVSGIVITLIGVCVTDGEKVMEKGFFFGYTPWVCFVVFLSSVGGLYTSVVVKYTDNIMKGFSAAAAIVLSTVASVILFGLQITITFASGAIFVCVSIYLYGLPKQDTATLSRF; the protein is encoded by the exons ATGGCCGTCG AAAACGCGAGTGTGGTCTTCAAGGTGTACTGCCTGACAGTGATGACGCTAGTGGCAGCTACATACACAGTGACTTTACGGTACACACGGACCATTTCATCAGGAGATCTGTACTTCTCCACGACTGCAGTGTGTATCACTGAAGTCATTAAATTAATACTGAGTCTGGGAATGTTGACCAA AGAAACAGGAAGCCCCTCCAGACTGATGAAAACAATAGTGGAACATGTATTTTTAAGCCCTAAAGAGCTGCTGAAGCTGAGCATCCCCTCTGTAGTGTACGCAATTCAGAATAACATGGCCTTTCTCGCCCTGAGTAACCTCGATGCAGCAGTTTATCAG GTGACCTACCAGCTGAAGATCCCATGCACAGCACTGTGTACAGTATTCATGCTGAACCGCTCTCTCAGCCGACTGCAGTGGTTCTCTGTCTTCATGCTCTGTGGAGGTGTCACACTGGTCCAATGGAGGCCTGCAGAGGCCACTAAAGTTCAG ATTGAGCAAAACCCTTTGCTGGGGTTCATCGCCATTGCTATTGCAGTCATTTGCTCTGGATTTGCAG GTGTGTACTTTGAGAAGGTGTTGAAGAGTTCGGACACATCTCTGTGGGTGAGAAACATCCAGATGTATGTTTCTGGCATTGTGATCACCCTGATTGGTGTTTGCGTGACTGATGGTGAAAAAGTCATGGAAAAAGGCTTCTTTTTTGGTTACACACCCTGGGTGTGCTTTGTTGTAT TCCTGTCCAGTGTGGGAGGTCTGTACACGTCGGTGGTGGTGAAGTACACAGACAACATCATGAAGGGCTTCTCTGCCGCTGCCGCTATTGTCCTCTCAACTGTGGCATCTGTCATATTGTTTGGACTACAGATAA CAATCACATTTGCCTCTGGAgccatctttgtgtgtgtctccatcTACCTGTACGGCCTTCCAAAGCAAGACACAGCCACGCTGAGCAG gttctga
- the slc35a1 gene encoding CMP-sialic acid transporter isoform X1 → MAVENASVVFKVYCLTVMTLVAATYTVTLRYTRTISSGDLYFSTTAVCITEVIKLILSLGMLTKETGSPSRLMKTIVEHVFLSPKELLKLSIPSVVYAIQNNMAFLALSNLDAAVYQVTYQLKIPCTALCTVFMLNRSLSRLQWFSVFMLCGGVTLVQWRPAEATKVQIEQNPLLGFIAIAIAVICSGFAGVYFEKVLKSSDTSLWVRNIQMYVSGIVITLIGVCVTDGEKVMEKGFFFGYTPWVCFVVFLSSVGGLYTSVVVKYTDNIMKGFSAAAAIVLSTVASVILFGLQITITFASGAIFVCVSIYLYGLPKQDTATLSRQDTHKESKQKLIP, encoded by the exons ATGGCCGTCG AAAACGCGAGTGTGGTCTTCAAGGTGTACTGCCTGACAGTGATGACGCTAGTGGCAGCTACATACACAGTGACTTTACGGTACACACGGACCATTTCATCAGGAGATCTGTACTTCTCCACGACTGCAGTGTGTATCACTGAAGTCATTAAATTAATACTGAGTCTGGGAATGTTGACCAA AGAAACAGGAAGCCCCTCCAGACTGATGAAAACAATAGTGGAACATGTATTTTTAAGCCCTAAAGAGCTGCTGAAGCTGAGCATCCCCTCTGTAGTGTACGCAATTCAGAATAACATGGCCTTTCTCGCCCTGAGTAACCTCGATGCAGCAGTTTATCAG GTGACCTACCAGCTGAAGATCCCATGCACAGCACTGTGTACAGTATTCATGCTGAACCGCTCTCTCAGCCGACTGCAGTGGTTCTCTGTCTTCATGCTCTGTGGAGGTGTCACACTGGTCCAATGGAGGCCTGCAGAGGCCACTAAAGTTCAG ATTGAGCAAAACCCTTTGCTGGGGTTCATCGCCATTGCTATTGCAGTCATTTGCTCTGGATTTGCAG GTGTGTACTTTGAGAAGGTGTTGAAGAGTTCGGACACATCTCTGTGGGTGAGAAACATCCAGATGTATGTTTCTGGCATTGTGATCACCCTGATTGGTGTTTGCGTGACTGATGGTGAAAAAGTCATGGAAAAAGGCTTCTTTTTTGGTTACACACCCTGGGTGTGCTTTGTTGTAT TCCTGTCCAGTGTGGGAGGTCTGTACACGTCGGTGGTGGTGAAGTACACAGACAACATCATGAAGGGCTTCTCTGCCGCTGCCGCTATTGTCCTCTCAACTGTGGCATCTGTCATATTGTTTGGACTACAGATAA CAATCACATTTGCCTCTGGAgccatctttgtgtgtgtctccatcTACCTGTACGGCCTTCCAAAGCAAGACACAGCCACGCTGAGCAGGCAAGACACACATAAGGAATCCAAACAGAAACTGATCCCTTAG